A part of Candidatus Dormiibacterota bacterium genomic DNA contains:
- a CDS encoding response regulator transcription factor, protein MAAGREGLNIVNRYRILIVDDDAMAREILKRILEHAGYEVMTAGSGPEALRKLHEGIPHLVVVDLMMPEMDGFELCRRIKSHLDVPIVILSAVAAIESKVEGLQMYAEDYIVKPFEKEELVARVQRVLRRYGESAGVEQPEVVIDQELQINFVQHWARVKGQQVTLTPTESKLLFLLVRNAGRVVTNETLLAKAWAGDEEAYEEGLRVHISRLRSKIEANPSKPVYIQTKRGVGYRFSAKVNYPAGQEPMALAG, encoded by the coding sequence ATGGCGGCCGGAAGAGAGGGGTTAAATATCGTCAACCGCTACCGGATTCTGATCGTCGACGACGATGCCATGGCGCGCGAGATCCTCAAGCGGATCCTCGAGCACGCGGGCTACGAGGTCATGACCGCGGGCAGCGGCCCCGAGGCACTGCGCAAACTCCACGAAGGCATCCCCCATCTGGTCGTCGTCGACCTGATGATGCCGGAGATGGACGGCTTCGAACTCTGCCGACGGATCAAGAGTCACCTCGACGTCCCGATCGTCATCCTCAGTGCCGTCGCGGCCATCGAGAGCAAGGTCGAAGGCCTGCAGATGTACGCCGAGGACTACATCGTCAAGCCGTTCGAAAAGGAAGAGCTCGTCGCGCGAGTGCAGCGCGTGCTTCGCCGCTACGGCGAATCCGCCGGTGTCGAGCAACCCGAAGTCGTCATCGACCAGGAGCTCCAGATCAACTTCGTGCAGCACTGGGCGCGGGTCAAGGGCCAGCAGGTGACCCTGACGCCGACCGAGTCCAAGCTGCTCTTCCTCCTCGTCCGGAATGCCGGACGCGTGGTGACCAACGAGACGCTACTGGCCAAGGCCTGGGCGGGCGACGAGGAAGCCTACGAGGAAGGGCTGCGGGTGCACATCTCGCGGCTGCGCAGCAAGATCGAGGCGAACCCCAGCAAGCCGGTCTACATCCAGACGAAGCGCGGCGTCGGATACCGCTTCAGCGCCAAGGTCAACTACCCCGCGGGGCAAGAACCGATGGCGCTGGCAGGATGA